The Triticum aestivum cultivar Chinese Spring chromosome 7B, IWGSC CS RefSeq v2.1, whole genome shotgun sequence genome window below encodes:
- the LOC123161647 gene encoding histone H3.2 gives MARTKQTARKSTGGKAPRKQLATKAARKSAPATGGVKKPHRFRPGTVALREIRKYQKSTELLIRKLPFQRLVREIAQDFKTDLRFQSSAVSALQEAAEAYLVGLFEDTNLCAIHAKRVTIMPKDIQLARRIRGERA, from the coding sequence ATGGCCCGCACGAAGCAGACGGCGCGCAAGTCCACCGGCGGCAAGGCGCCGAGGAAGCAGCTCGCCACCAAGGCGGCTCGCAAGTCGGCCCCGGCCACAGGCGGCGTGAAGAAGCCCCACCGTTTCCGCCCCGGCACCGTGGCGCTCCGGGAGATCCGCAAGTACCAGAAGAGCACGGAGCTGCTCATCCGCAAGCTCCCCTTCCAGCGCCTCGTCCGGGAGATCGCCCAGGACTTCAAGACCGACCTCCGCTTCCAGTCCTCCGCCGTCTCCGCGCTCCAGGAGGCCGCCGAGGCGTACCTCGTCGGCCTCTTCGAGGACACCAACCTCTGCGCCATCCACGCCAAGCGCGTCACcatcatgcccaaggacatccaGCTCGCCCGCCGCATCCGTGGGGAGAGGGCCTAG
- the LOC123160229 gene encoding (DL)-glycerol-3-phosphatase 2: MILPRGTPYHTVGWTSSGANRWRETPTRRSPRSVISLARASMASVDAGDVQAALAPVSRATVSHVIFDMDGLLLDTEGFYTEVQQKFLARYGKVFDWSVRARMMGKKAAEAARIFVDEYGLAGLLTPEQFLEQRESMLQELFPSCAIMPGALRLIHHFHANKIPICVATGSHKCHFGLKTQNHQEMFALMHHVVMGDDPEVKAGKPSPDIFLAAMRRFEGNEETSNCLVFEDAPSGVAAAKNAGMHVVMVPDPKLDVSYHKEADQVLGSLLDFEPTEWGLPPFKEE; the protein is encoded by the exons ATGATACTTCCTCGTGGAACACCATACCATACGGTCGGTTGGACGAGCTCAGGAGCGAACCGGTGGCGCGAGACTCCCACTAGGAGATCCCCCAGATCTGtgatctctctcgcgcgcgcgtcaATGGCATCGGTGGACGCCGGCGACGTGCAGGCGGCGCTGGCGCCGGTGAGCAGGGCCACTGTCTCGCACGTCATCTTCGACATGgacggcctcctcctgg ATACGGAGGGATTCTACACGGAAGTGCAGCAGAAGTTCCTGGCGAGGTACGGCAAGGTGTTCGACTGGTCAGTCAGGGCCAGGATGATGGGcaagaaggccgccgaggcggCGCGCATCTTCGTCGACGAGTACGGCCTCGCCGGCCTGCTCACTCCGGAGCAGTTCCTCGAGCAGCGCGAGAGCATGCTGCAGGAGCTCTTCCCCTCCTGCGCCATCATGCCCG GGGCACTACGCTTGATTCATCATTTCCATGCAAACAAGATACCTATCTGTGTTGCAACAGG aTCCCATAAATGTCATTTTGGACTGAAGACACAGAACCACCAGGAAATGTTTGCCCTGATGCATCATGTTGTCATGGGGGATGATCCAGAGGTTAAGGCCGGCAAGCCATCTCCTGACATTTTCCTTGCTGCCATGAGGAGGTTTGAG GGCAATGAGGAAACCAGTAACTGCTTGGTCTTTGAAGATGCACCATCAGGTGTAGCAGCAGCTAAGAATGCAGGAAT GCATGTGGTGATGGTCCCAGATCCGAAGCTGGATGTTTCATATCACAAAGAAGCCGACCAAGTTCTCGGTTCCCTGTTGGATTTCGAACCGACCGAATGGGGCTTGCCACCTTTTAAAGAGGAGTGA